The following are encoded together in the Budorcas taxicolor isolate Tak-1 chromosome 4, Takin1.1, whole genome shotgun sequence genome:
- the INSIG1 gene encoding insulin-induced gene 1 protein, translating into MPRLDDHLWRGPCAKGTKHRSHPRASARGLVAKAGEMINSSGSGPSLLAAHGAPGTDPAHGLQSTGVGGQGSSGHVNSWHHHLVQRSLVLFSVGVVLALVLNLLQVQRNVTLFPDEVIATIFSSAWWVPPCCGTAAAVVGLLYPCIDSHLGEPHKFKREWASVMRCVAVFVGINHASAKLDFANNVQLSLTLAALSLGLWWTFDRSRSGLGLGITIAFLATLITQLLVYNGVYQYTSPDFLYIRSWLPCIFFSGGVTVGNIGRQLAMGVPEKPHSD; encoded by the exons ATGCCCAGACTGGACGACCACCTCTGGAGAGGTCCCTGTGCCAAGGGCACGAAGCACAGAAGCCACCCGAGGGCCAGCGCCAGAGGGCTGGTGGCCAAAGCGGGAGAGATGATCAACTCCTCAGGGTCAGGCCCCTCTCTGCTGGCAGCCCATGGCGCCCCGGGCACTGACCCCGCTCACGGGCTTCAGAGCACTGGTGTGGGGGGCCAGGGCAGCAGCGGCCACGTCAACAGCTGGCATCACCACTtggtgcagaggagcctggtgctgtTCTCGGTGGGGGTGGTCCTGGCCTTGGTGCTCAACCTCCTGCAGGTCCAGAGGAATGTCACCCTGTTCCCGGACGAGGTCATCGCCACCATCTTCTCCTCCGCCTGGTGGGTTCCTCCGTGCTGCGGGACAGCAGCGG CTGTGGTCGGCCTGCTGTACCCCTGCATCGACAGCCACCTCGGAGAGCCGCACAAGTTCAAGCGGGAGTGGGCCAGCGTGATGCGCTGCGTGGCTGTCTTCGTGGGCATCAACCACGCCAGTGCT AAACTGGATTTTGCCAATAACGTTCAGCTCTCCTTGACATTAGCAGcactgtctctgggcctctggtgGACATTTGACCGTTCAAGAAGTGGCCTGGGGCTGGGCATCACCATAGCCTTCCTGGCCACCCTGATCACGCAGCTGCTGGTGTACAACGGAGTCTATCA gtACACGTCCCCAGATTTCCTCTACATCCGCTCCTGGCTGCCCTGCATCTTCTTCTCGGGAGGTGTGACCGTGGGAAACATAGGACGACAGCTGGCCATG GGTGTCCCCGAAAAGCCACACAGTGATTGA